One region of Coregonus clupeaformis isolate EN_2021a chromosome 31, ASM2061545v1, whole genome shotgun sequence genomic DNA includes:
- the morn4 gene encoding MORN repeat-containing protein 4 isoform X1: MTLTRGSFTYTTGEEYHGEWKEGRRHGMGQLKFSDGTCYAGQFENGLFQGSGVLLFPDGSRYEGQFAQGKFQGAGVFSRFDGMKFEGEFKSGRVAGYGLLTFPDGNHGVPRKEGLFENHKLQKREKCQGVVLQAQGAASTARSLAL, from the exons ATGACTCTGACGAGAGGGTCGTTCACCTACACCACTGGGGAGGAGTACCACGGGGAGTGGAAAGAAG GTCGTAGACATGGAATGGGCCAGCTGAAGTTCTCAGATGGAACATGCTACGCGGGACAGTTTGAGAATGGACTGTTCCAAGGCTCGGGGGTGCTCCTCTTCCCAGACGGATCCAG GTATGAGGGGCAGTTTGCCCAGGGGAAGTTCCAGGGAGCCGGGGTCTTCAGTCGCTTTGATGGGATGAAGTTTGAAGGGGAGTTCAAGAGTGGACGTGTGGCGGGATATG GGTTACTGACGTTTCCAGATGGGAACCATGGTGTGCCGCGTAAAGAGGGCCTGTTTGAGAACCACAAGCTGCAGAAGAGGGAGAAGTGCCAAGGGGTGGTACTGCAGGCACAGGGAGCCGCCTCCACCGCCCGCAGTCTGGCTCTATGA
- the morn4 gene encoding MORN repeat-containing protein 4 isoform X2: MGQLKFSDGTCYAGQFENGLFQGSGVLLFPDGSRYEGQFAQGKFQGAGVFSRFDGMKFEGEFKSGRVAGYGLLTFPDGNHGVPRKEGLFENHKLQKREKCQGVVLQAQGAASTARSLAL; this comes from the exons ATGGGCCAGCTGAAGTTCTCAGATGGAACATGCTACGCGGGACAGTTTGAGAATGGACTGTTCCAAGGCTCGGGGGTGCTCCTCTTCCCAGACGGATCCAG GTATGAGGGGCAGTTTGCCCAGGGGAAGTTCCAGGGAGCCGGGGTCTTCAGTCGCTTTGATGGGATGAAGTTTGAAGGGGAGTTCAAGAGTGGACGTGTGGCGGGATATG GGTTACTGACGTTTCCAGATGGGAACCATGGTGTGCCGCGTAAAGAGGGCCTGTTTGAGAACCACAAGCTGCAGAAGAGGGAGAAGTGCCAAGGGGTGGTACTGCAGGCACAGGGAGCCGCCTCCACCGCCCGCAGTCTGGCTCTATGA